A genomic window from Candidatus Bathyarchaeota archaeon includes:
- a CDS encoding DNA polymerase domain-containing protein, which translates to MAPYISDNYAILWFKTVEGDTIKVRERHHPRFIAEPKKGYTIGNIEYLFDEHPDVHATRVVEKFATLSRKERQQFVEVSVYSVRSLNSILEYAERLPEVKGVYNTGLIPVQWYLFYKDVAPSNLCAVKEEDRKLISIEVINDEESIEPPPFEVLIFEVSNSPIEKINVYDKSQRLVSSLRGMEGAVLKSFQELIREMDPDVMVTDCPIATIKRVVHRAACNAMDFRFGRDGERYHGRIFLGLTAFLDSGLSGLVERSRFTFAPLGVSAKWEPGKTIDSRQCYAAVKMGVVVPRMKGGLGYATTVWDVVRKDRGGMLFSPVVGLHENVACLDFESMFPNVIVHKNISYETVTSEGIDTSIPGFMGVFTRPFLERRLRLKHQRDKYTLGSPEWWLCHRRQSALKLMLVVVYGYSGCYANRFANIRVFQEINRQARIAMVQALNICLKNGFEVIYGDTDSLFVKGQGATEKDYRDLAARVTEETHLQMGLDRHFRYLVLLTRTTDPRMVVVRRYYGKLTNGHLFYRGIELRRHDTPSYIKDMQTRIIEALFKTDDPENVIKEGVIQALEIANCAMKDVQRGLVNPRELVISKRLRKDLSQYRTHQPHIVAAMLGAEEGGDSNYLLLNTKRKNPYLRVMPASLLNGSHRRYDRKKYTEMTQRAAWNLLRPFVPSEDYIGRSRYRRSNLKDYFKSSPI; encoded by the coding sequence ATGGCGCCATACATCAGCGATAATTATGCAATTCTTTGGTTCAAAACGGTGGAAGGGGACACGATCAAAGTACGGGAGCGCCACCACCCCCGTTTCATTGCTGAACCCAAGAAAGGCTATACAATTGGAAATATCGAATATCTCTTTGATGAGCACCCCGACGTCCACGCAACGAGAGTTGTCGAAAAATTTGCAACCTTGAGCCGCAAGGAGAGGCAACAATTTGTTGAGGTCAGCGTGTACTCAGTGAGGTCCCTTAATAGTATTCTTGAATACGCAGAGAGACTCCCCGAGGTGAAGGGGGTTTATAATACGGGTCTCATCCCCGTCCAATGGTACCTCTTCTATAAAGACGTGGCTCCATCAAACCTTTGCGCTGTCAAGGAGGAGGATAGGAAGCTGATATCAATAGAGGTGATTAACGACGAGGAGTCTATTGAGCCACCTCCGTTTGAGGTCCTCATCTTTGAGGTCTCGAATTCCCCTATCGAAAAAATCAACGTCTACGACAAGTCCCAGCGTCTAGTCTCAAGTCTCCGAGGCATGGAGGGGGCCGTTCTCAAGAGTTTCCAGGAGCTAATACGGGAGATGGACCCTGACGTGATGGTCACAGATTGCCCCATTGCCACTATCAAGCGGGTGGTCCACAGAGCCGCCTGCAACGCCATGGATTTCCGCTTCGGCAGAGATGGGGAGCGGTATCATGGTCGGATTTTCTTGGGTTTAACGGCTTTCTTGGACTCTGGGTTATCTGGGCTTGTGGAGAGATCTAGGTTTACATTTGCCCCATTGGGGGTGAGCGCCAAATGGGAGCCCGGGAAGACCATCGATAGCCGACAGTGTTACGCTGCAGTAAAAATGGGGGTTGTGGTGCCTAGAATGAAGGGGGGACTCGGTTATGCTACTACAGTCTGGGACGTGGTGAGAAAGGACCGAGGCGGAATGCTCTTTTCCCCAGTAGTGGGGCTACATGAGAACGTGGCCTGCCTTGATTTTGAATCAATGTTTCCTAACGTCATCGTCCACAAGAACATCAGTTATGAGACTGTGACATCTGAAGGGATAGACACTTCGATACCCGGCTTCATGGGAGTATTCACCCGACCTTTCCTGGAGCGAAGGCTGAGACTCAAGCACCAAAGGGACAAATACACCCTCGGGAGCCCAGAGTGGTGGTTGTGCCATCGCCGCCAGAGTGCCCTTAAACTTATGCTCGTTGTGGTCTACGGCTACAGCGGTTGCTACGCGAACAGATTCGCGAATATCAGGGTCTTCCAGGAAATCAACCGACAGGCGCGCATAGCAATGGTTCAAGCTCTCAACATCTGCCTCAAAAATGGATTCGAGGTGATCTATGGAGACACCGACAGCCTTTTTGTTAAAGGTCAGGGTGCCACTGAGAAGGACTATAGGGATCTAGCAGCAAGGGTTACTGAGGAGACCCACCTCCAAATGGGACTTGACCGCCACTTCCGCTATCTTGTCCTCCTCACCCGTACCACTGATCCCAGAATGGTGGTGGTCCGCCGCTACTACGGAAAGCTCACAAATGGGCATCTCTTCTACAGGGGCATAGAACTCCGCCGTCACGACACACCATCCTATATCAAAGATATGCAGACTCGAATAATAGAGGCCCTGTTCAAAACCGACGATCCAGAAAACGTCATCAAGGAAGGGGTCATCCAAGCCTTGGAGATCGCTAATTGTGCAATGAAGGATGTTCAGAGGGGACTGGTCAACCCCCGAGAACTAGTGATCTCGAAGAGGCTGAGGAAAGATCTCTCTCAGTACCGGACACATCAACCCCATATAGTAGCCGCAATGTTAGGGGCCGAGGAGGGAGGAGACTCGAACTACCTCCTCTTGAACACCAAGAGGAAGAACCCCTACCTCAGGGTGATGCCCGCCTCCCTGCTGAACGGAAGCCACAGAAGATACGACCGAAAAAAGTACACCGAGATGACCCAGCGGGCCGCATGG